Proteins encoded by one window of Arabidopsis thaliana chromosome 2, partial sequence:
- a CDS encoding uncharacterized protein (unknown protein; FUNCTIONS IN: molecular_function unknown; INVOLVED IN: biological_process unknown; LOCATED IN: chloroplast; Has 35333 Blast hits to 34131 proteins in 2444 species: Archae - 798; Bacteria - 22429; Metazoa - 974; Fungi - 991; Plants - 531; Viruses - 0; Other Eukaryotes - 9610 (source: NCBI BLink).), producing MNEEERVGSSSSSSSSLPVSYGVDCEKYDFSSSVSSLSQPFSPEGSSNKSHVLENNLSFVFSLDHNSNSSLMFPRDRPCSCLHHVFEWILQRCCGCLC from the exons ATGAACGAAGAGGAGAGAGTTGGttcatcgtcgtcttcttcatcttctcttcctgTGAGCTACGGAGTTGACTGTGAAAAATATGacttctcttcctctgtttcttctctgtctcAACCATTTTCTCCTGAAGGTTCAAGCAACAAGAGTCACGTTCTTGAAAacaatctttcttttgttttctcgttGGACCATAATAGCAACAGCAGTCTCATGTTTCCTAGAGATAGACCATGTTCTTGTCTCCACCATGT CTTCGAGTGGATTCTACAGAGATGTTGTGGTTGCCTTTGTTAG
- a CDS encoding P-loop containing nucleoside triphosphate hydrolases superfamily protein (P-loop containing nucleoside triphosphate hydrolases superfamily protein; FUNCTIONS IN: microtubule motor activity, ATP binding; INVOLVED IN: microtubule-based movement; LOCATED IN: chloroplast; EXPRESSED IN: 18 plant structures; EXPRESSED DURING: 9 growth stages; CONTAINS InterPro DOMAIN/s: Kinesin, motor region, conserved site (InterPro:IPR019821), Kinesin, motor domain (InterPro:IPR001752); BEST Arabidopsis thaliana protein match is: P-loop containing nucleoside triphosphate hydrolases superfamily protein (TAIR:AT3G45850.2); Has 49289 Blast hits to 35260 proteins in 1950 species: Archae - 481; Bacteria - 7561; Metazoa - 22029; Fungi - 4505; Plants - 3473; Viruses - 125; Other Eukaryotes - 11115 (source: NCBI BLink).), with the protein MDSNNSKKGSSVKSPCQTPRSTEKSNRDFRVDSNSNSNPVSKNEKEKGVNIQVIVRCRPFNSEETRLQTPAVLTCNDRKKEVAVAQNIAGKQIDKTFLFDKVFGPTSQQKDLYHQAVSPIVFEVLDGYNCTIFAYGQTGTGKTYTMEGGARKKNGEIPSDAGVIPRAVKQIFDILEAQSAAEYSLKVSFLELYNEELTDLLAPEETKFADDKSKKPLALMEDGKGGVFVRGLEEEIVSTADEIYKVLEKGSAKRRTAETLLNKQSSRSHSIFSVTIHIKECTPEGEEIVKSGKLNLVDLAGSENISRSGAREGRAREAGEINKSLLTLGRVINALVEHSGHIPYRESKLTRLLRDSLGGKTKTCVIATVSPSVHCLEETLSTLDYAHRAKHIKNKPEVNQKMMKSAIMKDLYSEIERLKQEVYAAREKNGIYIPKERYTQEEAEKKAMADKIEQMEVEGEAKDKQIIDLQELYNSEQLVTAGLREKLDKTEKKLYETEQALLDLEEKHRQAVATIKEKEYLISNLLKSEKTLVDRAVELQAELANAASDVSNLFAKIGRKDKIEDSNRSLIQDFQSQLLRQLELLNNSVAGSVSQQEKQLQDMENVMVSFVSAKTKATETLRGSLAQLKEKYNTGIKSLDDIAGNLDKDSQSTLNDLNSEVTKHSCALEDMFKGFTSEAYTLLEGLQGSLHNQEEKLSAFTQQQRDLHSRSMDSAKSVSTVMLDFFKTLDTHANKLTKLAEDAQNVNEQKLSAFTKKFEESIANEEKQMLEKVAELLASSNARKKELVQIAVQDIRQGSSSQTGALQQEMSAMQDSASSIKVQWNSHIVQAESHHLDNISAVEVAKEDMQKMHLKCLENSKTGTQQWKTAQESLVDLEKRNVATADSIIRGAIENNEKLRTQFSSAVSTTLSDVDSSNREIISSIDNSLQLDKDASTDVNSTIVPCSENLKELRTHHDDNVVEIKQNTGKCLGHEYKVDEATSSTPRKREYNIPTVGSIEELKTPSFEELLKAFHDCKSPKQMQNGEAKHVSNGRPPLTAIN; encoded by the exons ATGGATTCTAACAATTCGAAAAAAGGAAGTTCGGTGAAATCTCCATGTCAAACTCCACGTTCGACTGAGAAGTCAAATCGAGATTTTCGAGTTgactcaaactcaaactcgAATCCAGTTAgcaagaatgagaaagaaaagggTGTGAATATACAAGTTATTGTTCGTTGCAG ACCGTTTAATTCAGAGGAGACGAGGTTACAAACACCGGCTGTTCTTACCTGTAATGACCGGAAAAAGGAAGTAGCGGTAGCACAAAATATAGCTGGGAAGCAGATTGATAAAACGTTTTTGTTTGACAAG GTTTTTGGCCCAACATCCCAGCAAAAGGATCTGTATCATCAAGCAGTTTCTCCAATTGTCTTTGAGGTTCTTGATGGGTATAACTGCACCATCTTTGCATATGGGCAAACAGGAACTGGTAAGACATACACAATGGAAGGAGGAGCAAGAAAAAAG AATGGTGAAATTCCGAGTGATGCAGGTGTTATCCCTAGAGCAGTTAAACAGATATTTGATATACTGGAAGCACAAAGTGCTGCTGAATACAGTTTGAAAGTTTCATTTCTTGAGCTCTACAATGAAGAACTGACAGACCTTTTAGCTCcggaagaaacaaaattcgCTGATgataaatcaaagaaaccTCTGGCTCTTATGGAAGATGGCAAAGGTGGTGTTTTTGTCCGCGGattggaagaagagattgtgTCTACTGCTGATGAAATTTACAAAGTCTTGGAGAAAGGTTCAGCTAAGAGACGCACAGCAGAGACTCTTCTCAACAAACAAAGTAGTAGATCTCATTCAATATTTTCGGTTACAATCCATATTAAGGAATGTACTCCAGAAGGGGAAGAGATTGTCAAAAGTGGAAAGCTGAATCTAGTTGATCTTGCTGGTTCAGAGAATATTTCACGGTCTGGTGCTCGAGAG GGTAGAGCCAGGGAAGCTGGTGAGATCAACAAAAGTTTGCTCACACTTGGACGTGTCATAAATGCTTTGGTTGAACACTCTGGTCACATTCCATATAG AGAAAGCAAGTTGACAAGATTATTGAGAGACTCTTTGggaggaaaaacaaaaacatgtgtAATTGCTACAGTTTCACCCTCTGTTCATTGCCTGGAAGAAACACTCAGCACACTTGATTATGCACACCGTGCGAAACACATCAAAAATAAACCAGAG GTTAaccagaagatgatgaaatcagCTATTATGAAAGATTTGTATTCTGAAATTGAACGTCTGAAGCAAg AGGTCTATGCTGCTAGGGAGAAAAATGGAATTTATATTCCAAAGGAGAGGTATActcaagaagaagctgagaaaaAG GCTATGGCTGATAAGATAGAGCAAATGGAAGTAGAGGGTGAAGCAAAAGACAAG CAAATTATTGATCTTCAAGAGCTGTACAACTCGGAACAGCTTGTAACTGCTGGATTGAGAGAAAAGCTTGACAAGACAGAG AAAAAGCTCTATGAAACTGAACAAGCATTGCTAGATCTCGAAGAGAAACATAGACAAGCAGTTGCAACAATTAAAGAAAAGGAGTACTTAATATCCAATCTCCTTAAATCTG AGAAAACACTTGTTGACCGGGCTGTCGAGCTTCAGGCAGAATTGGCAAATGCAGCATCCGATGTTTCAAACTTGTTCGCCAAAATTGGT AGGAAGGACAAGATTGAAGACAGTAATAGATCGCTCATCCAAGATTTCCAGTCACAATTGCTACGACAACTTGAACTCTTGAACAACAGTGTTGCCGGTTCAGTAAGCCAGCAGGAAAAACAATTGCAAGACATGGAAAATGTTATGGTTTCTTTCGTATCTGCAAAGACAAAG GCTACTGAAACACTACGAGGAAGTTTAGCACAGTTGAAGGAAAAATACAATACAGGCATCAAGTCTTTAGATGATATAGCTGGGAATCTGGATAAAGATAGCCAATCAACTTTGAATGACTTGAACTCGGAAGTGACAAAACATTCTTGTGCACTGGAAGAT ATGTTTAAAGGATTTACATCAGAAGCTTACACGCTACTTGAAGGGCTTCAAGGTAGCCTCCACAATCAAGAGGAGAAGCTCTCTGCATTCACACAGCAACAGAGAGACTTGCATTCCCGATCAATGGATTCTGCTAAGTCCGTCTCCACGGTGATGTTAGACTTCTTCAAGACTCTAGACACACATGCCAATAAGCTAACAAAGCTAGCAGAAGATGCTCAAAATGTCAACGAGCAGAAATTATCTGCATTCACTAAGAAATTCGAG GAATCCATtgcaaatgaagaaaaacaaatgctCGAAAAAGTGGCGGAATTACTAGCGAGTTCAAACGCTAGGAAGAAAGAATTGGTTCAGATAGCTGTGCAAGATATACGCCAAGGATCATCTTCCCAAACAGGTGCATTGCAGCAAGAAATGTCTGCAATGCAAGATTCTGCTTCTTCCATTAAAGTCCAGTGGAACTCTCACATAGTCCAAGCGGAATCTCATCATCTCGATAACATATCCGCAGTTGAGGTTGCAAAGGAAGATATGCAGAAAATGCATCTAAAATG TCTGGAGAATTCAAAAACCGGAACCCAACAATGGAAGACTGCTCAAGAATCATTAGTTGATCTCGAAAAAAGGAATGTTGCAACCGCGGATTCTATTATTCG GGGAGCCAtagaaaacaatgagaaaCTACGAACGCAGTTTTCTTCCGCGGTCTCAACCACTTTAAGCGATGTCGATTCttcaaacagagaaatcatCTCATCCATTGACA ACTCGTTACAACTCGATAAAGACGCATCAACGGATGTTAATTCCACAATCGTTCCTTGCTCTGAAAACTTGAAAGAACTAAGAACACACCATGATGACAACGTTGTCGAAATCAAACAGAACACAGGAAAATGTCTTGGTCACGAGTACAAG GTGGATGAAGCAACAAGCTCAACACCGAGGAAGAGAGAGTACAACATTCCAACTGTTGGATCAATAGAAGAACTTAAAACGCCGTCGTTTGAGGAATTGTTGAAGGCGTTTCACGATTGTAAGTCACCAAAACAAATGCAGAACGGAGAAGCTAAACACGTTAGTAACGGTCGACCTCCGTTAACGGCCATTAACTGA
- a CDS encoding P-loop containing nucleoside triphosphate hydrolases superfamily protein codes for MDSNNSKKGSSVKSPCQTPRSTEKSNRDFRVDSNSNSNPVSKNEKEKGVNIQVIVRCRPFNSEETRLQTPAVLTCNDRKKEVAVAQNIAGKQIDKTFLFDKVFGPTSQQKDLYHQAVSPIVFEVLDGYNCTIFAYGQTGTGKTYTMEGGARKKNGEIPSDAGVIPRAVKQIFDILEAQSAAEYSLKVSFLELYNEELTDLLAPEETKFADDKSKKPLALMEDGKGGVFVRGLEEEIVSTADEIYKVLEKGSAKRRTAETLLNKQSSRSHSIFSVTIHIKECTPEGEEIVKSGKLNLVDLAGSENISRSGAREGRAREAGEINKSLLTLGRVINALVEHSGHIPYRESKLTRLLRDSLGGKTKTCVIATVSPSVHCLEETLSTLDYAHRAKHIKNKPEVNQKMMKSAIMKDLYSEIERLKQEVYAAREKNGIYIPKERYTQEEAEKKAMADKIEQMEVEGEAKDKQIIDLQELYNSEQLVTAGLREKLDKTEKKLYETEQALLDLEEKHRQAVATIKEKEYLISNLLKSEKTLVDRAVELQAELANAASDVSNLFAKIERKDKIEDSNRSLIQDFQSQLLRQLELLNNSVAGSVSQQEKQLQDMENVMVSFVSAKTKATETLRGSLAQLKEKYNTGIKSLDDIAGNLDKDSQSTLNDLNSEVTKHSCALEDMFKGFTSEAYTLLEGLQGSLHNQEEKLSAFTQQQRDLHSRSMDSAKSVSTVMLDFFKTLDTHANKLTKLAEDAQNVNEQKLSAFTKKFEESIANEEKQMLEKVAELLASSNARKKELVQIAVQDIRQGSSSQTGALQQEMSAMQDSASSIKVQWNSHIVQAESHHLDNISAVEVAKEDMQKMHLKCLENSKTGTQQWKTAQESLVDLEKRNVATADSIIRGAIENNEKLRTQFSSAVSTTLSDVDSSNREIISSIDNSLQLDKDASTDVNSTIVPCSENLKELRTHHDDNVVEIKQNTGKCLGHEYKVDEATSSTPRKREYNIPTVGSIEELKTPSFEELLKAFHDCKSPKQMQNGEAKHVSNGRPPLTAIN; via the exons ATGGATTCTAACAATTCGAAAAAAGGAAGTTCGGTGAAATCTCCATGTCAAACTCCACGTTCGACTGAGAAGTCAAATCGAGATTTTCGAGTTgactcaaactcaaactcgAATCCAGTTAgcaagaatgagaaagaaaagggTGTGAATATACAAGTTATTGTTCGTTGCAG ACCGTTTAATTCAGAGGAGACGAGGTTACAAACACCGGCTGTTCTTACCTGTAATGACCGGAAAAAGGAAGTAGCGGTAGCACAAAATATAGCTGGGAAGCAGATTGATAAAACGTTTTTGTTTGACAAG GTTTTTGGCCCAACATCCCAGCAAAAGGATCTGTATCATCAAGCAGTTTCTCCAATTGTCTTTGAGGTTCTTGATGGGTATAACTGCACCATCTTTGCATATGGGCAAACAGGAACTGGTAAGACATACACAATGGAAGGAGGAGCAAGAAAAAAG AATGGTGAAATTCCGAGTGATGCAGGTGTTATCCCTAGAGCAGTTAAACAGATATTTGATATACTGGAAGCACAAAGTGCTGCTGAATACAGTTTGAAAGTTTCATTTCTTGAGCTCTACAATGAAGAACTGACAGACCTTTTAGCTCcggaagaaacaaaattcgCTGATgataaatcaaagaaaccTCTGGCTCTTATGGAAGATGGCAAAGGTGGTGTTTTTGTCCGCGGattggaagaagagattgtgTCTACTGCTGATGAAATTTACAAAGTCTTGGAGAAAGGTTCAGCTAAGAGACGCACAGCAGAGACTCTTCTCAACAAACAAAGTAGTAGATCTCATTCAATATTTTCGGTTACAATCCATATTAAGGAATGTACTCCAGAAGGGGAAGAGATTGTCAAAAGTGGAAAGCTGAATCTAGTTGATCTTGCTGGTTCAGAGAATATTTCACGGTCTGGTGCTCGAGAG GGTAGAGCCAGGGAAGCTGGTGAGATCAACAAAAGTTTGCTCACACTTGGACGTGTCATAAATGCTTTGGTTGAACACTCTGGTCACATTCCATATAG AGAAAGCAAGTTGACAAGATTATTGAGAGACTCTTTGggaggaaaaacaaaaacatgtgtAATTGCTACAGTTTCACCCTCTGTTCATTGCCTGGAAGAAACACTCAGCACACTTGATTATGCACACCGTGCGAAACACATCAAAAATAAACCAGAG GTTAaccagaagatgatgaaatcagCTATTATGAAAGATTTGTATTCTGAAATTGAACGTCTGAAGCAAg AGGTCTATGCTGCTAGGGAGAAAAATGGAATTTATATTCCAAAGGAGAGGTATActcaagaagaagctgagaaaaAG GCTATGGCTGATAAGATAGAGCAAATGGAAGTAGAGGGTGAAGCAAAAGACAAG CAAATTATTGATCTTCAAGAGCTGTACAACTCGGAACAGCTTGTAACTGCTGGATTGAGAGAAAAGCTTGACAAGACAGAG AAAAAGCTCTATGAAACTGAACAAGCATTGCTAGATCTCGAAGAGAAACATAGACAAGCAGTTGCAACAATTAAAGAAAAGGAGTACTTAATATCCAATCTCCTTAAATCTG AGAAAACACTTGTTGACCGGGCTGTCGAGCTTCAGGCAGAATTGGCAAATGCAGCATCCGATGTTTCAAACTTGTTCGCCAAAATTG AGAGGAAGGACAAGATTGAAGACAGTAATAGATCGCTCATCCAAGATTTCCAGTCACAATTGCTACGACAACTTGAACTCTTGAACAACAGTGTTGCCGGTTCAGTAAGCCAGCAGGAAAAACAATTGCAAGACATGGAAAATGTTATGGTTTCTTTCGTATCTGCAAAGACAAAG GCTACTGAAACACTACGAGGAAGTTTAGCACAGTTGAAGGAAAAATACAATACAGGCATCAAGTCTTTAGATGATATAGCTGGGAATCTGGATAAAGATAGCCAATCAACTTTGAATGACTTGAACTCGGAAGTGACAAAACATTCTTGTGCACTGGAAGAT ATGTTTAAAGGATTTACATCAGAAGCTTACACGCTACTTGAAGGGCTTCAAGGTAGCCTCCACAATCAAGAGGAGAAGCTCTCTGCATTCACACAGCAACAGAGAGACTTGCATTCCCGATCAATGGATTCTGCTAAGTCCGTCTCCACGGTGATGTTAGACTTCTTCAAGACTCTAGACACACATGCCAATAAGCTAACAAAGCTAGCAGAAGATGCTCAAAATGTCAACGAGCAGAAATTATCTGCATTCACTAAGAAATTCGAG GAATCCATtgcaaatgaagaaaaacaaatgctCGAAAAAGTGGCGGAATTACTAGCGAGTTCAAACGCTAGGAAGAAAGAATTGGTTCAGATAGCTGTGCAAGATATACGCCAAGGATCATCTTCCCAAACAGGTGCATTGCAGCAAGAAATGTCTGCAATGCAAGATTCTGCTTCTTCCATTAAAGTCCAGTGGAACTCTCACATAGTCCAAGCGGAATCTCATCATCTCGATAACATATCCGCAGTTGAGGTTGCAAAGGAAGATATGCAGAAAATGCATCTAAAATG TCTGGAGAATTCAAAAACCGGAACCCAACAATGGAAGACTGCTCAAGAATCATTAGTTGATCTCGAAAAAAGGAATGTTGCAACCGCGGATTCTATTATTCG GGGAGCCAtagaaaacaatgagaaaCTACGAACGCAGTTTTCTTCCGCGGTCTCAACCACTTTAAGCGATGTCGATTCttcaaacagagaaatcatCTCATCCATTGACA ACTCGTTACAACTCGATAAAGACGCATCAACGGATGTTAATTCCACAATCGTTCCTTGCTCTGAAAACTTGAAAGAACTAAGAACACACCATGATGACAACGTTGTCGAAATCAAACAGAACACAGGAAAATGTCTTGGTCACGAGTACAAG GTGGATGAAGCAACAAGCTCAACACCGAGGAAGAGAGAGTACAACATTCCAACTGTTGGATCAATAGAAGAACTTAAAACGCCGTCGTTTGAGGAATTGTTGAAGGCGTTTCACGATTGTAAGTCACCAAAACAAATGCAGAACGGAGAAGCTAAACACGTTAGTAACGGTCGACCTCCGTTAACGGCCATTAACTGA
- the PRS gene encoding Homeodomain-like superfamily protein (PRESSED FLOWER (PRS); CONTAINS InterPro DOMAIN/s: Homeobox (InterPro:IPR001356), Homeodomain-like (InterPro:IPR009057); BEST Arabidopsis thaliana protein match is: WUSCHEL related homeobox 1 (TAIR:AT3G18010.1); Has 1413 Blast hits to 1080 proteins in 151 species: Archae - 0; Bacteria - 53; Metazoa - 299; Fungi - 18; Plants - 657; Viruses - 6; Other Eukaryotes - 380 (source: NCBI BLink).) has translation MSPVASTRWCPTPEQLMILEEMYRSGIRTPNAVQIQQITAHLAFYGRIEGKNVFYWFQNHKARDRQKLRKKLAKQLHQQQHQLQLQLQQIKPKPISSMISQPVNKNIIDHHNPYHHHHHNHHHNHHRPYDHMSFDCCSHPSPMCLPHQGTGVGEAPSKVMNEYYCTKSGAEEILMQKSITGPNSSYGRDWMMMMDMGPRPSYPSSSSSPISCCNMMMSSPKIPLKTLELFPISSINSKQDSTKL, from the exons ATGAGTCCTGTGGCTTCAACGAGGTGGTGTCCGACGCCGGAGCAACTGATGATCTTGGAAGAGATGTACCGGAGTGGTATACGGACTCCGAATGCGGTGCAGATACAACAGATCACAGCTCACTTGGCGTTCTATGGAAGAATCGAGGGCAAAAACGTCTTTTACTGGTTCCAGAACCATAAGGCTAGAGATAGACAGAAGCTGAGGAAGAAACTAGCCAAGCAACTTCACCAGCAACAACATCAACTTCAACTCCAACTTCAGCagatcaaaccaaaaccaatatCATCGATGATTTCTCAACCAGTTAATAAGAATATCATCGATCATCACAAtccttatcatcatcaccatcataatcatcatcataatcatcatcgtCCATATGATCATATGTCCTTTGATTGCTGCTCTCATCCTTCTCCCATGTGTCTTCCTCATCAG GGAACTGGAGTAGGAGAAGCTCCAAGCAAAGTGATGAATGAATATTACTGCACCAAAAGTGGAGCTGAAGAGATATTGATGCAAAAATCAATCACGGGTCCAAACTCATCGTACGGTCGAGattggatgatgatgatggatatGGGCCCACGACCATCATAtccctcatcatcatcatcacccatTTCATGTTGTAACATGATGATGAGCAGTCCAAAGATACCATTGAAAACCCTGGAACTTTTCCCAATCTCATCTATCAACTCCAAACAAGACAGTACCAAACTTTaa
- the KCS12 gene encoding 3-ketoacyl-CoA synthase 12, whose protein sequence is MDLLFLFFSLLLSYLFFKIWKLIDSKQDKDCYILDYQCHKPTDDRMVSTQFSGEIIYRNQNLGLTEYKFLLKAIVSSGIGEQTYAPRLVFEGREERPSLQDGISEMEEFYVDSIGKLLERNQISPKDIDILVVNVSMLSSTPSLASRIINHYKMRDDVKVFNLTGMGCSASLISVDIVKNIFKSYANKLALVATSESLSPNWYSGNNRSMILANCLFRSGGCAILLTNKRSLRKKAMFKLKCMVRTHHGAREESYNCCIQAEDEQGRVGFYLGKNLPKAATRAFVENLKVITPKILPVTELIRFMLKLLIKKIKIRQNPSKGSTNLPPGTPLKAGINFKTGIEHFCIHTGGKAVIDGIGHSLDLNEYDIEPARMTLHRFGNTSASSLWYVLAYMEAKKRLKRGDRVFMISFGAGFKCNSCVWEVVRDLTGGESKGNVWNHCIDDYPPKSILNPYLEKFGWIQDEDPDTFKVPDAFM, encoded by the coding sequence atggatcttctctttctctttttctctcttctcctctcttaCCTCTTTTTCAAGATCTGGAAACTCATAGACTCAAAGCAAGACAAAGATTGCTACATTTTAGACTACCAATGTCATAAACCAACCGACGATCGAATGGTGAGCACTCAATTCAGTGGAGAGATCATTTATCGAAACCAAAACCTTGGTTTAACCGAATACAAGTTCCTTCTCAAAGCCATAGTAAGCTCAGGGATTGGAGAACAAACCTACGCTCCAAGACTTGTCTTTGAAGGTCGAGAAGAGCGTCCTTCGTTACAAGATGGGATCTCCGAGATGGAAGAGTTCTACGTGGACAGCATCGGAAAACTCCTGGAGAGAAATCAAATATCTCCTAAAGACATAGACATCCTCGTAGTCAACGTCTCCATGCTCTCTTCAACGCCATCTTTAGCTTCAAGAatcattaaccattacaagaTGAGAGACGACGTCAAAGTCTTCAACTTGACCGGGATGGGATGCAGCGCAAGTCTAATCTCCGTAGACATTGTCAAGAACATTTTTAAGAGCTACGCAAACAAGTTAGCTCTTGTTGCCACCTCCGAGTCTTTGAGCCCTAATTGGTATAGCGGAAACAACCGTTCAATGATCTTAGCCAACTGTTTGTTCCGGTCCGGTGGATGTGCTATTCTCTTGACTAACAAACGTAGCTTGAGAAAGAAAGCAATGTTTAAACTCAAGTGTATGGTACGGACTCACCATGGAGCTAGAGAGGAGTCTTATAATTGTTGCATCCAAGCCGAAGATGAACAAGGCCGTGTCGGGTTTTACTTGGGGAAGAATCTACCAAAAGCCGCTACTCGTGCTTTTGTAGAAAACCTCAAGGTTATAACACCCAAGATTCTTCCCGTAACCGAGCTTATAAGGTTCATGTTAAAGCTTCTtatcaagaaaatcaagattCGTCAAAACCCTAGCAAGGGCTCCACGAATCTCCCACCGGGGACTCCATTAAAGGCAGGAATCAACTTCAAGACCGGGATCGAACATTTTTGCATACATACCGGAGGAAAAGCTGTGATTGATGGGATTGGACATAGCTTGGATTTAAACGAGTATGATATTGAACCTGCGAGGATGACTCTTCACCGGTTTGGCAATACTTCGGCGAGTAGTTTGTGGTATGTGTTGGCTTACATGGAGGccaagaagagattgaagagagGAGATAGAGTTTTTATGATAAGCTTTGGAGCTGGTTTTAAGTGTAATAGCTGCGTTTGGGAAGTTGTGAGAGATCTTACTGGTGGTGAATCAAAAGGAAATGTGTGGAATCATTGCATTGATGATTATCCACCAAAATCGATTCTGAATCCTTATTTGGAGAAGTTTGGCTGGATTCAAGATGAAGATCCTGACACTTTCAAGGTCCCTGACGCTTTCATGTAA
- a CDS encoding Photosystem II reaction center PsbP family protein (Photosystem II reaction center PsbP family protein; FUNCTIONS IN: calcium ion binding; INVOLVED IN: photosynthesis; LOCATED IN: thylakoid, chloroplast; EXPRESSED IN: 21 plant structures; EXPRESSED DURING: 13 growth stages; CONTAINS InterPro DOMAIN/s: Photosystem II oxygen evolving complex protein PsbP (InterPro:IPR002683), Mog1/PsbP/DUF1795, alpha/beta/alpha sandwich (InterPro:IPR016124), Mog1/PsbP, alpha/beta/alpha sandwich (InterPro:IPR016123); Has 131 Blast hits to 131 proteins in 58 species: Archae - 0; Bacteria - 54; Metazoa - 0; Fungi - 0; Plants - 71; Viruses - 0; Other Eukaryotes - 6 (source: NCBI BLink).) — protein sequence MWSQSFLGSAPKLCLFSSSLPPFSHHKIHKFFCFAQNPSSTVSINLSKRHLNLSILTLFFNGFLLDNKAKSMEELQRYTDSNNGFTLLIPSSYTKVEKAGANALFEELNNGSNNIGVVVSPVRIKSLDQFGSPQFVADKLINAEKRKESTKEAEVVSVGERAGLGQQVYEFEYKIDSTRGGIKRVFSAAFVSSNKLYLLNVVHSDKPENPLDSSTRMSLEQVLHSFDALPLT from the exons atgtGGTCGCAAAGCTTCTTAGGTTCTGCTCCCAAATTATgtctcttctcatcttctcttcctcctttctCTCATCACAAGATCCATAAATTCTTCTGCTTTGCCCAAAATCCATCATCCACTGTTAGCATCAATCTCAGCAAAAGACATTTGAATCTCTCAATTCTCACACTCTTCTTCAATGGGTTCTTGTTGGATAATAAAGCCAAATCCATGGAAGAACTTCAAAGATACACTGATTCCAACAATGGCTTCACTCTTCTCATACCCTCTTCTTATACAAAGGTAGAGAAAGCAGGAGCTAATGCTCTGTTTGAAGAACTAAACAATGGAAGCAACAATATTGGTGTTGTTGTTAGTCCTGTCCGTATAAAGAGCCTTGACCAATTTGGTTCTCCTCAATTTGTTGCTGATAAGCTTATCAACGCAGAGAAACGAAag GAAAGCACAAAGGAAGCAGAAGTTGTATCAGTGGGAGAGAGAGCAGGATTAGGACAACAAGTGTATGAGTTTGAATACAAAATTGATAGTACAAGAGGAGGAATCAAGAGGGTTTTCTCAGCTGCGTTTGTGAGTTCTAACAAGCTTTATCTATTGAATGTTGTTCATTCAGATAAACCAGAGAATCCATTGGATTCAAGTACGAGAATGTCGTTGGAACAAGTTCTTCACTCCTTTGATGCTCTGCCTCTTACATGA